One window from the genome of Ictidomys tridecemlineatus isolate mIctTri1 chromosome 12, mIctTri1.hap1, whole genome shotgun sequence encodes:
- the LOC144369191 gene encoding uncharacterized protein LOC144369191 has protein sequence MRFDPLFPEKFHTEGENDENTEEPFRVQSLEPYRQDQLRNELLPVICGRNLHFSGNMGLISWDSIPTHQVLDLLFPSASPSFLGTWVNLYSEASHQPPGFLSLQQLLSMWLLLGGLNLEHQAHHLLAAIEDGKSSQAKPESQADCATSSVPVTAPQPTPEPEPSPREGAEPESRTSGVSTRSSPRPQYNKRMRGRCLIHVYLEKERTTQYRSILVTCQDRAPVIIRRALDAHLLQQEDPENYELLQILSNHQSKWNHQRVGSSESQWAHDNWEPEHSVH, from the exons atgagatttgatcccctttttcctgaaaagttccacacggag ggtgaaaatgatgagaacacggaggagcccttcagggtacagagccttgaaccttacaggcaggaccagcttaggaatgagctcctgcctgtcatttgtgggaggaacctacatttcagcggcaacatggggttaatctcctgggattccatccccacccatcaggtgctggatctcttgttcccaag tgcctcaccttccttcctggggacctgggtgaacctctactccgaggcttcccatcagcctccaggctttctgagtctgcagcagctgctatccatgtggctcctgctgggaggcttgaacctggaacaccaagcacaccacctcctggccgcaattgaagatggcaaatcaagccaggcaaagcctgagagccaggcggactgtg ctacaagctcagttcctgtcacggctcctcagccaaccccagagccagagccttctcccagggaaggggcagagccggagtccaggacatcaggggtctctactcggtcctccccaaggccccaatataacaagcggatgagaggcaggtgcctcattcacgtctacctggaaaaggaaaggacaacacagtataggagcatcctg gtgacctgccaggacagggctccagtcatcatccgcagggccttagatgcacacttgctccagcaggaggacccagaaaactacgagcttctgcaaattctctcgaaccatcagagtaagtggaaccatcagagggtagggagcagtgagtcacagtgggctcacgataactgggagccagaacacagtgtgcattga